In Salmo trutta chromosome 37, fSalTru1.1, whole genome shotgun sequence, the following proteins share a genomic window:
- the LOC115177291 gene encoding WD and tetratricopeptide repeats protein 1 — protein sequence MTCCKAMSAVNITRDILHRQIRDKRALGFQRQYHVTDPFINRLGLEAELQGHTGCVNCLEWNERGDLLASGSDDQHCIIWDPFKHKKLTTMHTGHAANIFSVKFLPHSGDRILVTGAADTKVHVHDVSVKETIHMFSDHTNRVKRIATAPMWPNIFWSAAEDGIIRQYDLRESSKRSEVLIDLTEYCGQLVEAKCLAVNPQNNNYLAVGANGPFVRLYDMRMIHNHRKSASQSTSAGVHTFCDRQKPIPDGAGQYYVAGHLPVKLPDYNNRLRVLVATYVTFSPDGTELLVNMGGEQVYLFDLTFKQKPYTYLLPKKCQSTDVQNGKTTNGVSNGIHLPASRLRFAESKVFSGSGELPPHLERIKQQANDAFARQQWTQAIQFYSLGIHEASHNAMLYGNRAAAYMKRKWDGDHYDALRDCLKALSLNPGHLKAHFRLARCLFELKYVTEALECLDDFKGKFPEQAHSSACDALDKDIKAALFSKMDSAEDKKGNSSIRFHTFNRKESIPEDEVVLRERSYDYKHRYCGHCNTTTDIKEANFFGSKGQYIVSGSDDGSFFIWEKETANLVRILQGDESIVNCLQPHPSYCFLATSGIDPVVRLWNPRPETESESGNGRVVEDMEGAAAANQRRMNADPLEVMLLNMGYRITGLSGRGSEGSDDEDSSDGQVQCRPS from the exons ATGACTTGCTGTAAGGCCATGTCTGCTGTGAACATCACCAGAGACATCTTGCACAGGCAGATCAGG GACAAGAGAGCATTGGGCTTCCAAAGGCAGTATCATGTCACAGACCCCTTCATCAATAGACTTGGACTGGAGGCAGAGTTGCAG GGCCACACTGGGTGTGTGAACTGCCTGGAATGGAACGAACGCGGAGA TCTGCTGGCATCGGGCTCAGATGACCAACATTGCATCATCTGGGACCCCTTCAAACACAAGAAGCTCACCACTATGCACACAGGGCATGCAGCAAACATCTTCTCTGTGAAG TTTCTCCCACACTCAGGTGACCGTATCCTCGTGACGGGTGCAGCGGACACCAAGGTTCACGTGCACGACGTGTCTGTCAAGGAGACCATCCACATGTTCTCCGACCACACAAACCGCGTCAAGCGCATCGCTACGGCCCCCATGTGGCCTAACATCttctggagtgctgcagaggacGGCATCATCAG GCAGTATGACCTGAGGGAGAGCAGTAAGCGTTCAGAAGTGCTCATCGACCTGACGGAATACTGTGGTCAGCTGGTGGAGGCCAAATGTTTGGCTGTCAACCCGCAAAATAATAACTACCTAGCAGTGGGGGCCAACGGGCCCTTTGTACGCCTCTACGACATGCGCATGATCCACAACCACAG GAAGTCTGCGAGTCAGAGCACATCGGCAGGAGTGCACACATTCTGCGACAGGCAGAAGCCCATCCCAGACGGAGCGGGGCAGTATTATgtcgcag GGCACCTGCCAGTGAAGCTCCCTGACTACAATAACCGCCTGAGGGTCCTAGTGGCCACCTACGTCACCTTCAGCCCTGACGGCACCGAGCTGCTAGTTAACATGGGAGGAGAACAG GTATATCTATTTGACTTGACGTTCAAACAGAAGCCGTACACCTATCTGCTTCCCAAAAAGTGTCAATCAACAG ATGTTCAGAATGGAAAGACAACCAACGGTGTGTCAAATGGAATTCATTTGCCAGCCAGCCGACTTCGATTCGCAGAAAGCAAAGTCTTCTCTGG TTCTGGTGAGCTGCCGCCTCACTTGGAGCGGATAAAGCAGCAGGCCAACGACGCGTTTGCGCGGCAGCAGTGGACTCAGGCCATCCAGTTCTATAGTCTGGGCATCCACGAGGCCAGCCACAACGCCATGCTGTACGGGAACCGAGCGGCCGCCTACATGAAGCGCAAGTG ggaTGGTGACCACTATGATGCGCTGAGGGATTGTCTGAAGGCCCTGTCCCTCAACCCTGGGCACCTGAAGGCCCACTTCCGGCTGGCGCGCTGCCTCTTTGAGCTGAAGTATGTGACCGAGGCTCTGGAATGCCTGGATGACTTCAAGGGCAAGTTCCCCGAGCAAGCCCACAGCAGCGCCTGTGACGCCCTGGATAAGGATATCAAGGCCGCCCTCTTTTCCAAGATGGACTCTG CTGAGGACAAAAAGGGCAACAGCTCAATCCGCTTCCACACGTTCAACAGGAAGGAGTCCATCCCGGAAGACGAGGTCGTCTTGAGGGAGCGCAGCTATGACTACAAACACCGCTACTGTGGTCATTGTAACACCACCACAGACATCAAGGAGGCCAACTTCTTTGGCAG TAAAGGCCAGTACATTGTGAGCGGCTCCGACGACGGCTCCTTTTTCATCTGGGAGAAGGAGACTGCTAACCTGGTGCGGATCCTCCAGGGGGACGAGTCCATAGTCAACTGCCTGCAGCCTCACCCCAGTTACTGCTTCCTGGCTACCAGCGGCATCGACCCTGTGGTGCGGCTCTGGAACCCCAGGCCAGAG ACGGAGAGTGAGAGTGGGAACGGTCGCGTGGTGGAGGACATGGAGGGCGCCGCTGCAGCCAACCAGCGGCGTATGAATGCCGACCCCCTGGAGGTCATGCTGCTCAACATGGGTTACCGCATCACGGGCCTCAGCGGCCGCGGGTCAGAGGGCTCAGACGACGAGGACAGCTCAGATGGCCAGGTGCAGTGCCGGCCCAGCTAG
- the LOC115177293 gene encoding transmembrane protein 222-like isoform X1 → MAQGADDIDIMINYHGGFEKIDRKNSRYPYCIVWTPIPILSWLLPFIGHMGICTSAGVIRDFAGSYLVSEDNMAFGRPTKYWKLDVDKVCGTGSAAWDKAVHNASEEYKCRPHNLCCDNCHSHVARALNLMRYDNRTSWNMVNLCLQTFIHGRHVRELASLLCAASTLSSEGTTSFNSGAACNSSLPDAGPFITTSTLCWGSHCWIGGGQGRGRGGSGVNLWEIRELVCPQCPV, encoded by the exons ATGGCGCAGGGGGCGGACGATATAGATATAATGATTAATTATCACGGGGGATTCGAAAAAATAGACCGGAAAAACAGCCGTTATCCTTATTGTATCGTTTGGACACCTATTCCAATATTGTC gTGGTTGCTCCCCTTCATTGGTCACATGGGGATATGTACTTCTGCAGGCGTGATAAGAGACTTCGCTGGATCGTActtagtgtct GAAGATAATATGGCCTTTGGAAGACCAACAAA ATACTGGAAGCTTGATGTTGATAAGGTGTGTGGCACTGGCTCAGCTGCCTGGGACAAAGCAGTGCACAATGCATCGGAGGAGTACAAATGCAGGCCG CACAACCTCTGCTGTGATAACTGCCACTCCCACGTGGCCCGGGCCCTCAACCTCATGCGTTACGACAACAGAACGTCCTGGAACATGGTCAACCTATGCCTGCAGACCTTTATCCATGGCAGGCATGTCAG GGAGCTGGCGTCACTGCTTTGTGCAGCCTCCACATTATCGTCCGAGGGCACTACGTCCTTCAACAGTGGGGCAGCGTGTAATTCATCATTGCCAGATGCGGGCCCCTTCATCACCACATCAACTCTTTGCTGGGGCTCCCACTGCTGGATCGGTGGAGGACAGGGTAGAGGACGGGGAGGGAGTGGGGTAAACCTCTGGGAGATAAGGGAGTTGGTCTGCCCTCAGTGTCCTGTGTAA
- the LOC115177293 gene encoding transmembrane protein 222-like isoform X2, which yields MAQGADDIDIMINYHGGFEKIDRKNSRYPYCIVWTPIPILSWLLPFIGHMGICTSAGVIRDFAGSYLVSEDNMAFGRPTKYWKLDVDKVCGTGSAAWDKAVHNASEEYKCRPHNLCCDNCHSHVARALNLMRYDNRTSWNMVNLCLQTFIHGRHVSCVSFLKTWLPFLMLTGALVTFILTLNLH from the exons ATGGCGCAGGGGGCGGACGATATAGATATAATGATTAATTATCACGGGGGATTCGAAAAAATAGACCGGAAAAACAGCCGTTATCCTTATTGTATCGTTTGGACACCTATTCCAATATTGTC gTGGTTGCTCCCCTTCATTGGTCACATGGGGATATGTACTTCTGCAGGCGTGATAAGAGACTTCGCTGGATCGTActtagtgtct GAAGATAATATGGCCTTTGGAAGACCAACAAA ATACTGGAAGCTTGATGTTGATAAGGTGTGTGGCACTGGCTCAGCTGCCTGGGACAAAGCAGTGCACAATGCATCGGAGGAGTACAAATGCAGGCCG CACAACCTCTGCTGTGATAACTGCCACTCCCACGTGGCCCGGGCCCTCAACCTCATGCGTTACGACAACAGAACGTCCTGGAACATGGTCAACCTATGCCTGCAGACCTTTATCCATGGCAGGCATGTCAG CTGTGTGTCGTTCCTCAAGACCTGGCTGCCCTTCCTCATGCTGACTGGAGCCCTCGTCACCTTCATCCTAACGCTCAACCTGCACTGA
- the LOC115176982 gene encoding trophoblast glycoprotein-like, with the protein MHHLVIVVLFGALLCALHQCLECPSGCRCFADTRTVKCVSKDLRAIPQDIPGYTRNVIITGNNIFTIGSETFQELKNVTTIILSNNRITEVASHSFSTLSYLRSLDMSCNHLALIHPEAFNIPGSPLKELNLSHSLYNYTSLTDLTTALRWGGLGGLHILDLSGNRLVFLPPGMFSHLPRLQHLLLGNNSLASVYNGTFFGLHRLELLDLTRNSFRAFGSDALGELERLGQAPRILLSRNPYVCTCEIQDFAVWLKSSRAQVGDAEALTCASPWEFQDRPLQGLGVQVIGCHVTSPPLVGIRDEGDNLSLQTSYVLLGLVLGFVGMVFLFVLYLNRQGIKKWVAETRDACHDVLEGYQHRYEIDTDPRREYLSKDVGVEEKPPTNGSFGQAHSDNRLSQLPTDTCLVQIPSDTQLKPGSISVDL; encoded by the exons ATGCATCATTTGGTGATCGTTGTACTTTTTGGTGCGCTACTCTGTGCGCTCCACCAGTGCTTGGAGTGCCCATCAGGCTGCCGATGCTTTGCAGACACGCGCACAGTGAAATGCGTCTCCAAGGATCTTCGTGCCATACCACAAGATATTCCAGGATACACAAGGAATGTGATCATCACAGGAAATAATATATTCACAATTGGATCAGAGACGTTTCAAGAACTGAAAAATGTCACCACCATCATTTTGAGCAACAATAG GATCACAGAGGTTGCGTCCCACAGCTTCTCTACCCTTTCTTACCTGCGCTCCCTGGACATGAGCTGCAACCATCTGGCTCTCATCCACCCTGAAGCCTTCAACATCCCagggagtcctctaaaggagctCAACCTCAGCCACTCCCTCTATAACTACACCTCACTGACTGATCTCACCACTGCACTGCGCTGGGGAGGCCTAGGAGGGCTGCACATCCTAGACCTCTCCGGGAACCGCCTGGTCTTCCTACCCCCAGggatgttctcccatctccccaggCTGCAGCACCTCCTCCTGGGTAACAACTCCCTAGCATCGGTCTACAACGGCACCTTCTTTGGCCTGCACCGCTTGGAGCTGCTCGACCTGACCCGCAACTCTTTCAGGGCGTTCGGAAGCGATGCTCTGGGGGAGCTGGAGAGGCTGGGGCAAGCCCCCCGCATCCTGCTGAGCCGCAACCCCTATGTCTGCACATGTGAGATCCAAGACTTTGCCGTGTGGCTCAAGAGCTCCCGGGCTCAGGTGGGGGATGCAGAAGCCCTAACCTGCGCCTCACCCTGGGAGTTTCAGGACAGGCCCCTGCAAGGGCTCGGCGTCCAAGTTATCGGATGCCATGTCACTTCACCACCTCTGGTCGGAATCAGAGACGAGGGGGACAACCTCTCCCTACAGACCTCCTATGTCCTCCTGGGTCTGGTGCTGGGCTTTGTGGGCATGGTCTTCCTCTTTGTGCTCTACCTCAACCGGCAAGGTATTAAAAAGTGGGTGGCGGAGACGCGAGATGCCTGCCATGACGTGTTAGAGGGGTATCAACACCGCTATGAGATCGACACTGACCCACGCCGGGAATACCTCTCAAAAGACGTCGGAGTCGAAGAGAAACCACCGACAAACGGTAGTTTTGGACAGGCTCACTCCGATAACCGCTTATCACAGCTACCCACTGACACCTGTTTAGTTCAGAtcccctcagacacacagctCAAACCAGGCTCCATCTCAGTGGATTTGTGA